From Synechococcus sp. A10-1-5-1, a single genomic window includes:
- a CDS encoding GNAT family N-acetyltransferase, whose product MIGSTATELEGLYGRDYRLCATPNPQASLVLSQEREIDLYELEQLTDAVGWSRRPMRRVRKALEHSLLVVALWRHDTRLPRLVGFARCTGDGVIEATVWDVAVHPHYQGLGLGKQLLQYVIERLQQMQVERISLFADPGVIEFYGAQGWELEPQNRRCAFWYAP is encoded by the coding sequence CTGATTGGTTCCACCGCCACTGAACTGGAGGGGCTCTACGGCCGGGACTATCGCCTGTGCGCGACTCCCAATCCCCAGGCCTCCTTGGTCTTGAGCCAGGAGCGGGAGATTGATCTCTATGAGCTCGAGCAACTCACCGATGCGGTGGGTTGGAGCCGCCGTCCCATGCGGCGGGTTCGCAAAGCCCTGGAGCACAGCCTCTTGGTGGTGGCCCTCTGGCGCCATGACACGCGCCTGCCCCGCCTGGTGGGCTTTGCCCGTTGCACTGGCGATGGTGTGATTGAAGCCACCGTCTGGGATGTGGCCGTTCATCCCCACTACCAAGGCTTGGGCCTGGGCAAACAGCTGTTGCAGTACGTGATTGAGCGCCTGCAGCAGATGCAGGTGGAGCGCATCAGCCTCTTTGCCGATCCAGGCGTGATCGAGTTCTATGGCGCCCAGGGTTGGGAGCTGGAACCGCAGAATCGGCGCTGTGCCTTTTGGTACGCCCCCTAG
- a CDS encoding TIGR04283 family arsenosugar biosynthesis glycosyltransferase encodes MNRPSLTVVIPARQEAQRLPLLLADLQQAPPDLVTETIVVDSSPDPETAAVAQLAGAQVVRSQANRGLQLQVGIGASTSRWLLLLHADSRLPLHWGALVERAMTKPPAAWYFDFKVTAAGANLRLLEFAVQWRCRIRALPYGDQGLLLPRSLLNQAGGMRPLPLMEDLDLIQRLQPLAPIRRLGQPLTIDGRRWKRDGVLRTAQRNAALRRDWRQGATAEALAQRYYRNG; translated from the coding sequence ATGAACCGGCCATCCCTCACCGTCGTGATTCCCGCTCGCCAGGAAGCGCAGCGGCTACCGCTATTGCTGGCGGATTTGCAGCAGGCTCCTCCGGACCTGGTGACGGAGACCATCGTGGTGGACTCCAGCCCTGATCCAGAGACCGCTGCCGTGGCCCAACTGGCAGGTGCACAGGTGGTTCGCAGCCAAGCCAATCGGGGACTGCAACTGCAAGTTGGCATTGGGGCCTCAACGTCTCGGTGGCTGTTGCTGTTGCATGCCGATTCGCGACTCCCCCTCCATTGGGGGGCACTGGTGGAGCGAGCCATGACCAAGCCCCCTGCGGCTTGGTATTTCGATTTCAAGGTCACCGCGGCCGGAGCCAACCTGCGGCTGCTGGAGTTCGCCGTCCAGTGGCGCTGCAGGATCAGGGCCCTGCCCTATGGCGATCAAGGGCTCCTGCTCCCCCGCTCCCTGCTGAATCAGGCCGGCGGGATGCGGCCACTACCGCTGATGGAGGATTTGGATCTGATCCAACGGCTGCAACCGCTGGCCCCGATCCGCCGGCTGGGCCAGCCCTTAACGATCGATGGTCGCCGCTGGAAACGGGATGGGGTGCTGAGGACAGCGCAGCGCAACGCCGCCCTGCGGCGGGACTGGCGCCAGGGTGCGACAGCGGAAGCCCTCGCTCAGCGCTACTACCGAAACGGCTAG
- a CDS encoding TIGR04282 family arsenosugar biosynthesis glycosyltransferase, with amino-acid sequence MAAPLTLVVMARWPAPGRCKTRLARHAGRWAAAQIQRRLTHHTLQVSGHWSQENNHSLQVAVDGLAPRALRRWQQELQTLAPGIRLGAQGGGNLGCRMQRQLRRAFQGGAQRVLVIGTDLPALETRDLEDAADALLQAPLAFGPARDGGYWLIGWNRSGFCSGGAHLMSGIPWGSDQVLERSLAAASALQLPVSLLREQNDLDERSDLEDWLRCQLPPP; translated from the coding sequence GTGGCAGCCCCTCTCACGCTGGTGGTCATGGCCCGCTGGCCGGCCCCCGGGCGCTGCAAAACCCGCCTGGCCCGCCATGCGGGTCGCTGGGCGGCCGCCCAGATACAACGACGGCTCACGCACCACACCCTTCAGGTCAGCGGCCACTGGAGTCAAGAGAACAACCACTCCCTCCAGGTCGCCGTCGATGGACTGGCCCCCCGTGCACTGCGCCGCTGGCAGCAGGAGCTGCAGACCCTTGCTCCAGGGATTCGCCTGGGTGCTCAAGGGGGCGGAAACCTGGGCTGCCGCATGCAGCGGCAATTGCGCCGGGCCTTCCAGGGGGGGGCGCAACGGGTGCTCGTGATCGGCACGGACCTACCGGCCCTGGAAACCCGGGACCTGGAAGACGCGGCTGATGCATTGCTTCAGGCGCCGCTGGCCTTCGGGCCGGCCCGCGATGGCGGCTACTGGTTGATTGGTTGGAACCGCTCTGGCTTCTGCAGCGGCGGCGCCCATCTCATGAGTGGCATTCCCTGGGGCAGCGACCAGGTGCTGGAGCGAAGCCTCGCGGCCGCGAGCGCGCTACAGCTGCCGGTCAGCCTGCTGCGGGAGCAGAACGATCTCGATGAACGCAGTGATCTTGAGGACTGGCTGCGCTGCCAGCTGCCGCCGCCATGA